In Vicia villosa cultivar HV-30 ecotype Madison, WI linkage group LG7, Vvil1.0, whole genome shotgun sequence, the DNA window GAAGAAAAGGTTAATAGAGTTTGCCCTAATGAATTGCGAATTCTTTAGAATGTGATTCTGGAAAACGTCCTTCAATTTGGGAGTATCTATTAAATCTAATGGATGAAATAAGAATATATTATTTGAAATGAGGTCCATATCAAATAGATTTAGAGCACTATCCATTTTCTTGTAAAGAAGACCATCAAAGGAGATTTCAACACGATTGGTTTAATGTTTTTCCTTCATGGTTAAAATATTCACCTTCAAAGGGTGTTGCTTATTGCTTAGCATATTATATTTTTTAGCAAAAGACCAAGTGGATGTCTTGGTTCAGATGTCTTCAATTCTATATGTTTTAGAGGTTGGAGGAAAGTTAGAAATGTAAAACATCGTGACTTTCTTAAACACATAGGGAGTGATTCATGTTCACCACATAATAATGCTATGAAAGCTTGTCAAGACTTGTTGAATCAAGATGGGAACATTAGGAATATTATTCAATCTCAAACAATTGAAATTATAAAGAATCAAGTACATCTCAAGACTTCAATTGACACTGTCCATTGGTTAACTTTTTCAAGCTTGTGCTTTTAAAGGTCACGATGAAAGTAAATCATTAAACCAATGCGATTTTCTTCAATTGATTAAACTCTTAGCATACAATGatgaagtttcaaaagttgtgaTAAACAATGCTCCATCTAATAGCAAGTATACTTCACATAAGATTCTAAAAGAGATCTTGCGCATTCTTTCAAGTAGGGTAAAAAAGCATATACATGAAGAACTTGGTGATTACAATGGACTACAATGAGAAAGAAAGGATTAATATGCAATTTCAACTTTGACATTTTATTATTGACATTATCAAACATTGAATTTGAATAGTTTATCAACTATTTAAGACTTATGTTCATTTTTTTTTGGAGAACAAGCATTACTTTATTGAAATCCAAAAAACAGTGTATACAACCGATCCAAAGGGATCCAGGAATCAAAACGACAAATTAATTCAGACTAGAAGCATTTATGTGCAAATAAAGCTTCCTATTCAAGCTACATCTAGTTTTCACAATATCAATAATTTTCCTGCTATATTGTGTTCAAGGCTAGTATGGGAGAAGACCATTTGATTCCTTCCTTTCCAGATTTCATACACCGTCTCGGTAATCGCGACTTTCAGAATTTTCCTTTTCCAACCTTTTTTGTTGATCTCGCTTGTGATCCACCTACTTTCCCGGGTCCATTCTGTTGGGATGTGGTTGATGTCAAGCCACTGTAATACAGTTTTCCACACTTGGCAGGTTGTGTTGCAGTTGAAAAAGAGGTGATTAATCGATTCTGTTCCAGCACAGAAGCAACAGCTAGAATCAGTGATAATTCCAAACCGAACAAATCTATCGCGCGTGGTGAGTCTACCTTTTAGCATCATCCAAAATATGAATGTGGCCCGTGGACGAGCATAGTTGTTGTACCATATTCTTTTTAAGGAACCTGTACAAATTCTCCTCTAAGTGCTTTATACATGTCTTTGGTCTTGTACACTCCTGTTTGCACCGCATGTTTCCAATACCGAGTGTCTTTCAGAGTATCCCGAATGCTCATGATCTTCCTCAAAATCCAGGAACAATTTGTCTTTGGGTTCCATACCATGACATCATATTGTTTAAAGAAATATGTGTCAAACCACCGGATCCAAAGTTTGTCCGCCTTTGCTTGTATATTCCAAAGTAATTTCGCAATTGTCGCTTTATTCCACACCTGCAGAGAAGTAATGTCCAGTCCTCCGGCAGCTTTTGGAAGGCAAGCATTCTCCCATGCAATTGGAGCTTTCTTGCTTAGCTCATCCTTTCCACACCAAAGGAATGTTCGACACTTTGCCTCAATTTGTTGGATCACCTTTTTTGGGAAGTAAAAAATCTGCATCCAATATGAAGTTATGGAAAAGAGGACACTTTGAACGAGCTGTCTTCTTCCCGCGTAACTTAAAAGCCTTGCTGTCCATTGTTTGATTCTCTCTGTAATTTTATCAACTAGCGGCCTGAAGTGTTGGATCGTGAGCTTCCTCCTGTCAAGAGGCACGCCTAGATATTTAAATGGCAGACTACCCTTATTAAACCCTGTGTCGTCTTTGATCTCCATTCTGACATTGCTGGGAACTCCACCAAAATACAGATGGCATTTGGCCGGGTGAGCTTTCAGTCCAGTAGCCATAGAGAACTTAGTAATCTCCTTCATCATGAGTTGGATAGAAGTTCTATCACCTGTAGTGAATAAAAGAATATCATCCGCAAAACTCACATTTGTGATCTGAAGCTTTTTACAACGAGGATGGTACTTAAAATCAGGTATAGACTCCAAATTCTTCAGGCAGCGGTGTGAATACTCCATAATCAGAACGAAAAGCAAGGGGGATATAGGATCCTCTTGCCTCAGGCCCCTCTTGGCTTTGATCAACTTTGTCACTTGGCCATTAATGCAGTACCTGTATGACACAGATTTCACACAAGTCATTACCCAAGTAGTGAAGATTTGAGGAAAGTTCATTTCACGCATAATATCCTCCAAAGCACTCCATTCAACCGTGTCGTATGCCTTTTGAATATCCATTTGGATAGCACACCTAGGTGAGATGTGTACGATTGTAACCCCTCATAAGTTCCTGAGCCATAAGGATATTGTCTTGGATCACTCTCCCTGACAGAAACGCCGATTGACTATTATCCACAACACTATTAATAACTCTGCTGAGCCTTTGAGTCAGAATTTTTGAGATTATTTTGTAGATCGTGGTACAGCAGGCAATAGGACGCATACTTTCATAGATTTTGCTGCAGGATTTTTAGGGATCAGCGTGACAATCGCACAATTAACAGCAGCAAACAATCTGTTGTTTCTAAAGAAGTCCTGAATTGCTTCGATGATGTCCACTTTGATGATATGCCAAGcacatttgaagaattttgagttgTATCTGTCCATTCAAGGTGCTTTATTTTCTCCTATTCCGTTAAGAGCCTCCCAAATCTCTCCCTCTGTGATAGGTTGAGTTAGATACTCTCTGTTGGTTTCATTCATTTGGGTGCCTCTTCTAAGGGCCACAATGTCAACATGTTGCAGTATTGGTGATGTTGTTCCAACAAGGTTTCCATAGAATCGCAACACTTCTCCTTCCATATCTTTAAAGTCAGTTAGGTGGTTGCCCCTGTCATCTTCCATCATGTGAATTCCATTATGTTTGTTCTTGCCTTTCACAATAGCATGAAAGTAAGAGTTGTTACCATCCCCCAATTTCATCCAATTAATCTTAGCTTTCTGCATAAGCATTCTTTCTTCTAATTCAATAGCCTTGAGGAGTTTCTCTGTCCAGTCCTTTACTTCATTCAGGTGCTCAGGTTTAAATCCGTCCTCTGCAAGTTTCTGCTGTGCTAGAGCCAGTTGTTGCCGCATATGCTCTATCTTTTTTACATCTGCAGTACTCTCTCTAGTCAGTCCCCTGAGGAGAGGCTGGAGTTTCTTCAGTTTCCTCCAAAGAGTGTACATTGGTTTACCCTGTACATTAGTATGCCAATTATTTTGAATCAGATCCATGAATTTTGGATTTCCCGTAATCACATTCAAGAACTTGAATCTCGCCTGTGACTTTTGAACATTCCGCTGTTGGCAATACATCTGCACCTGGACAGGGGAGTGATCTGAAATGTGAGCATCCAGCATAGTCACAATGCTATCAGGATAAGTTGTGAACCAAGCCCTGTTACAAATTGCATGATCTATTCTGGAGTATATCAACCCCTCAGTGTGTTTATTTGTCCAGGTAAAATAATTTCCTCTAGATTCATGTTCATAAAGTTGTGCTTCATTCATCATGTTTTCTAATCCTTCATATTCAGCCAGATGGACATCATTTCCTCCCACTCGATCATGGACAGTTAAAACGTTGTTGAAGTCACCTGCAATAAGCCAAGGGTCCTGAATTTGTCAAGCCATGCTACCAATATCTCTCCATAGGTTTGATCTAAAACTCAGATGATTATGTGCATATATGACAGTTAGCCAACATAATCTAGTTCCACTCTTATCAAGCAGCTCACAATTAATGTATTGATCAGAGCTAGTGTGTTTCCTTACCTCCACATAATCCTTATGCCACATGATCCATATTCGTCCATTCGGGTGGTGATCATAGTTGTCCATCCAGTCCCAATGGTGACCAAATTTATTCCTTATTCTAGTAGCATTTTCCTTTTTTACTCTAGTTTCTATCAAAGCAACGCAAGGCATTTTAAGGCTATTGAGACGGGCTTTAATCTCAACATGCCTCGCAATTTTATTCAAGCCCCTAATGTTCCAAGTGAGAATCATGGAGGAAACTTTCCATGCTCAGTTCCATCCCCCAACACTTCAAAAATGTTACTACAACCAACATGGTTCACCCTAGGCTGGGGCATTGTGCCATCGTCATATGTTGCTCCTTTTCCTTTGGTTCTACTGGTATGCCCAACTGTTGTCCACGGAATGCTGGATTCTTCAGTGGTCTCTATGTCTTCAGTAGTAACTTCAGTAGGTTTGACCACTGGTTCTAGAGGATTGTCTTGTTTCTGTTTAGCATGCCAAATCTTTTTTTGCTTTCCTCTGTCTTTCTTTTGCTCACAATTATGCCCCACTTTTCCACAGGATTTGCAAAAGAGTGGTTTCCACTCATATTCCACAGGTTGGCTAAACTTGTTACCTCGTGGATCGCGGATGGTAATGCTCTCTTTCAATTCAGTAGTAATGTCTATTTCAATGAGGATTCTTGCATAGGAGACTCTCTTTTTCTTTGCAGTACACTCATCAGTAGTAATTGGCCTCCCTAGGAAGCTTGCAATTTTCCCAATGCTATTTTCTCCCCAATACACCAGAGGTAGTTGATGTAGCATCACCCAGATAGGAACTGTCCTAATTACGTCCTCCTTGAACTTGAAATTTGCTTTCCATTCATGGAGGAACATAGGTTTCCTAAATATGGTGTACGGCCCTCGCATCAATATTGCATCTTTATCAGTCTTGGATTCCGTTCGTATAATGAAATAACATTCTTCATTATAGTAAAGATCGGGCAAGGTTACGAAATTCCAAACATTCATCATAAAGCCCTTTACAGCATTCATTGTTAGCTCTCCCTCTAGAACATACATTATCAAAGAGTTTTCCCAATACTTAATTTCAGATTGGATGTCCTGTTCGTTGATGATTACCTCAAGTTCACCATTGACAATTGTTGGTGGAGTGTATTCAATGTTCAGTCCATTTTGAGGTAACCGATTATCCCTTGTAACATCCACCCATGGTCTTGGAGTTTTGGTCTTGTCCTTTACATTTTCCTCGTTGTCCTCTTCAATAACCGCTTCAAGAACTTCGTCTGGTACAACTAGCTGAGTGTTGATTGTCTTTCCGTGAGATGAGGAAGCTGATGAGAATAGTCGAACGCTCATCGGAGGTGTCTGCGCCGCCGCCATTTTCCTTGGCCGACCACGCATAGGGCTCATTTCAAAATCGCTTGCTCTGCTAGGATTTAGAAAAAAATGCTTCTACTTATGTTCATTTTGGGTTGcaagtgaaaagaaaaaaatttactattggatTGATATATAAACTGCTTCTCCTTGTCATGTCTCCCTCATTATCTACAGTGACTACTGAAAGATCTTTTTCAACAACGAAAATTATTAAGAGAAAATTGAGAAGTAAAATAGAAACCGGTTTTCTAAAAAATACATGATAGTTAACATTGAAAGAAAAATCCTCGAGTATTGATTGTGAGCATTAGtttaagttatttttaaataatatttatttgatattcaACTTTGTCTTTATTAtaatttagatattttatatatattatgatataaattttagtttaattttttggGACACCTCAGACTTTTTTTAGTCCACTATCACTAGGCGTTTGGTTATGATGTAGAatttgataagttttatttatttattttagtgtgCAGtttatttttcctctttcatctatatatttaattttttgattaaaaatttaattatttttataagtaaAATCTATCATCGTGAAAATAACTATCCAACTAAGAAAACTCATAATAATATGATTTGCTCGCAAGTTAGACAAAAACAATACACAAACACATCTTACATCCACTCACCTAGACCTTCTTTAAACACATTGGTAGAGtacaatttaaacaaattaactttaaattcatGTAATATCTCATAAACATTTATTTGTATTTTGGTGGACGATTTTGTCcctcttttatttatatattgtgTATTTATCATCAAAcaaaattaacttaataaattttaaatactatgatttttttattttaatacaaattattaataatttattattagtcCTCCCATCCTAAATAATCTAATTTGTGTGTATTTCTGCGCACACAAAAAAAAACGACTTAATAATATTAGTTATTGTTTTATTCTATTTCATTACTATTCTGTTAGAATACAAAGTccttatatataattattagaaGCCAATTTAATAACTAATGGCCAGTCATAGAAATTTGTAGGAAGAGCATAAGTGCACATCTTTCAATTAACGACATGCACATATTCCACTTTCAGAAAAGGGCACAATAAAACACTTCGGATTTAAAGGATGTGGGCACATATCATATGGACAGTGAAAATCTTGGTGACAATCAATAGAATCTGaaatgaaaaaattaataaaattattttactaaaatgagataaaatatcacaaatatagtatataagaaaatttgaaataagAACATTTGAAAATGATTAAATGACTTACTTCCAGAGTTCACTGCAACAagaattaaagaaagaaaaataataataaaataaataaatttaacaatTGCAACCATGTTTTTTCTTCTTAACATGTAAGAAATATTATACGGTTTTATTactttataatttataatgtTTACCCTCttctaatatatattaattgatttttgaAACTTATAGAGTTGAAAATACTTTCCTTTAATTAGAAATGTTATTAAACGCCTCTTAAGTACAGTGAAGTGttgtgtttgatttttttaatacacTTTGTAAAGTGGCCAAATAATAAACTTAGCAATCAttcttattttataatttttccataattttataACATTTTATGACATAAAAGGAGTCTTCACaagatataaattatattttttattcatcAATAATTCCTCAAGAGAGCTACGGTTCGCAATTATATATTGTTTGTATTGATGGAAAGGCGTGTAAGAGAACTTCAAAAGCCAGATCATTACATAATTTTCCATTATTATAAAAGAATCATTTTATTTACATATCTATTTAAATAATATCTATTTTTAGGCTATGCTTGATACTTGAAggaataatgataaaaatataagaaaaatatttaaaatcgaTGAAGTATTTGAAATTAAGGGAAATAACAGGACAAAATTACATGAGAGATTAAACAAAGATGATGGAGAGATTAAGAGGAAGAAGTTAGTTAACAATTAACCCTAACTAATTATTAAGTACGAAAAGTAATGTAAAAGTTGTAACTTGCACATCAAGAAATTGATATCAGTAACATCCTTCTTCAAATTGAACTATGGATGTCACATAGATTCAACTTGGACATGTTAGCAAAGAAGTTCCTTGTGGATTAGCTCGTCGGATTACTTGCATTTTGCAAAACAACAACGTAGAGAAGTGTTCAAAATGTTGAAGGTTAATCTAGCTTGCTTAAGTAGTATGGAAGTGCATAAGGGACACATACTGGACATGATATCTTAGCATATTGGTACGACATTTGGGCCTTACGCAACAAGGCATCACTGTTGCTTTTGAAGATTCTCTGGTCAAAGATTTGATCAGATTTAATTGTTATTGATTTAACAATATGATGAACTGATTCGTTTGAAAGTTGGATGAagattaatttagatttaaattgAAACAAATAATATATTGTTGGAGAGATTTAACAAATAATATCCAACACATTCTACATTATTTCTGgacgaaatcaaatcaaatatccatgAAAAAAAAGCCTAGATCATTATGTTATATATGGAGCTCAAACCTAGATTAGAATTCAAGCATTCACATTGAAGATTTTAGAGTGTTAGGTTTACAAGTGTCCTTGTTATTTTATGTACACCATGCAATATTTATGTAACTTGACATAGTTGTAGGTTTGTCTAGTTTAGTTGAAAATTCAACATCACTCATCTTATTGTTTGAAGTTGATCAATGGGGTTTAGTGGTTGAAATCAAAACACTAGGGTTTAGTgttagagagaaaaagaaagtgaGAATGTGTCTAATATTTAGGGAgagtcctaaatagaaagtcATTGGGCAGTGTTAGGAAAAGGCATTGGGCTACATAGTGTTTATTGTTGCTTGTAAGATTTATTGTACTAAGCTACTtatagtgaatttcctttcttgAGTGGGAAGCCAAGCCTCCAGACATAGGTGTAGATTGCATCAAACTGGTTTACTAATTAATTGTGTTGTTTATTCCTTCACTGCTCCATCATCTTGTACAAGTTAATTATGGTGATTCTGGTTTAACTTGCCGATCTAGTGGCTAGGACATCTCGTGCAACATATGTCCCATGAGGTACAGAATttcaagaaaggaaaaaaaacttGGTGAAGTGGCTTGATGCCTATAGTTGCAAGTTGATTGGTACTAGTGACAGGTAAAAGGAGGATTAGCTTATTTTGTATTTTCTCTCGAATAATATGAAAATCTATTTCTATATGTTTGCTTATTTCATAAAATTTTGGATTATGGGTTAAGTATATAGCTTATTTGGTGTCATAATAGATGGAAGAAGGTTAAGGAAGTGTGATGCAAAAATCAATGATAAGATTGTGGAGCCATTGAAGTTCACATGTGAGAGAAGCAAGAGCTCTATATTCTGCCTCAATAGATGAACTTTAGactgtatttttatttttggagTTCCAAGAGACACTGAAGTTCCTAGGAAGACTCAACAACTAGTAATAGACTTCCTAAAATCATAACATCTTGCCTAATTAGAATCTAGAAAGCCATTAATTTTGATTAGAGCAATGCTAGAGTATAAGATGCCTTTGCCTGAGGAAGATCAAAGGTATATGAGAATAATAGTGGTTGTAGTGAAAATATGAGTCAAAGGTTTTTCTATAAACTAACTTAGGGGTTTCACATAAAAAGAAGTGTCACGTCTAGTGCGAATCAGTTATATAATGCTTCAATGAGTCTTCTATAGGAAGTAGGTTATTCTATAGTAGTTCCCTCATTTTGGGAAATTTTGGTAGTAGGATTTAGGGGTATGACAAATGGCTTCGCACCTAAGTAACATGTGTCTTCAAGAAACTCAAGGGTGTATTTCCTTTAATTAACCATAATACCTTCTTCTTATTTGGAAATTTTAAGACTAAGTATAAATCTGAGCTTACCAAGAGTTTTTATGCATATTTGTTGGTCAAGGAAGAGTTTAACATGTTGAGTTTCTGTCATACAATTTCCATCAAGCTCTATATCATTAACGCAAACCAAAGGATTTGTAAAGGATATTGACATATGATTTTAGGTAAAGAGAGTGATATGGATGAGATTGAGTGTATCCCAAGTTAAGCAGGAGTTGAGACAACTTAGAATACCATTGATTGCTCTCTTGTTTAAGGCCATAAATTGATTTGTGAATATTACATACTTGAGGTGGACTTGAATTGTATGCAAAATGGCCAGGAGGTAGAGCCATATAAAAATCTTCATTTAACTCACCATGCAAAAAAGAATTGTTGACTACCAATTGTTCAAAATGCTAATTATTGATGAAAACTAAGGCAGAGAGGACATTCACTATGGTAAGTTTAGAAACTAGATAGAAATTATCAAAATAGTCCCCTCCTTACATTTGAGTATAGCCTTTGGCTACTGATAACAAAACTACTAGCAAGTTTACTAATGTTCTTATcgaagtaataaaaataaatacgtCTCCACACTGAGTGAGAATTTAGAACAAGGTACGCGTGTGATctaagaaaaaacaataaacgaAAGGGTTTTCAGGTTGTTTGGTCTGGAACGCAAGATAGGAGCTTTTATATTAAAGATGATAAAGGAGGTCAAGTCTTATTATCATAGTCCCTTATTTCTAATGGATTAATGAAACGCACGTTAACAAACATGCATGACTACAGAGTTACACGACATAATAACTTTACCAATACATCAATCCCTAGGTGTGCATAATATCCCAATCTCATTATGCTGCTTTTGGATCATTTGGTTCACAGTATCTCAATCTCTACACAAATCACCCTCACTATTTCCCAACCAATTCTTCAGAGTAGTGGGTAAACTCAACTCGGTTTGTTGTTGAATTTCTATAGTGTCTAATCTGATCAGTCCAAACACATACAATCTTCTCCttaatgttgaaagtatttttgggtaaatattttcggtatatatcgtatccacagagattggtttaatattacagccgttctatagttgtttattttgagtgagaaaaatagttgagtttgtttgtttgttctcaaattgcatctaacagaataataattgactgataaaaaaacttaaagatgattaacaatggtaaacaaatatgttgagttctagggttcatcaacctattcctatacaatttattaattaatccttattcgaacaatcatttgacttattatcttcacttatcctcaaatatgattccatgtctgcaaatcaaattagataaacttttaccggtatgagattcgatctctccaaatatcaatatcgataatagtaataaagaacgataattatgaaaacccaatcacaattccatctctgcaaattgagattgaatcaatatagtaacctagggcaaaagttagaatcctttctttcgatcaaagactccacaatgatttaagataaaaacaaggtttcttattgataataaattcaaacaattgttcataagaattaatcaacggtattgtatattcataagttaactactaccttaaactcaacaagaagaATTTAGCtctctgatcggtcaccatttctacctaatttttgtcatgtattcggtctaaatttgtcgattcggtaacactttgatcaatgttttattgcttttgtttaagtatttcatgtttcattgtttttatgtttactttgcattatgttttaatttaagttatttagattcttttgatgccgtttgattagttgtgtacgaatttcaagtttgaacaagtcatcttaagtgtcaaagcaactatgaaggaaggagaggcaagagaaagatgaaaattcaaggttctggggtctaacacggccgcccgtgcttccaagcACGACCCGTGTCAGATGCATgacactctccatacaaaatccagggacgaCACACGGCCGCCCATGCTttcacgcacggcccgtgtcaggatggctgggagcaaaaataaaaataaagagcaacacggccgcccgtgcgtccaagcacggtgctgtgagcgtgaaaacttccaattttagggctttttcactaaatctccaccttgaggacACTTTGGACATttcatttggctgagatttgtacctagactatttagttgagtttgagagaataaTTTTGGGactttttgcatcatacga includes these proteins:
- the LOC131618551 gene encoding uncharacterized protein LOC131618551; the encoded protein is MSPMRGRPRKMAAAQTPPMSVRLFSSASSSHGKTINTQLVVPDEVLEAVIEEDNEENVKDKTKTPRPWVDVTRDNRLPQNGLNIEYTPPTIVNGELEVIINEQDIQSEIKYWENSLIMYVLEGELTMNAVKGFMMNVWNFVTLPDLYYNEECYFIIRTESKTDKDAILMRGPYTIFRKPMFLHEWKANFKFKEDVIRTVPIWVMLHQLPLVYWGENSIGKIASFLGRPITTDECTAKKKRVSYARILIEIDITTELKESITIRDPRGNKFSQPVEYEWKPLFCKSCGKVGHNCEQKKDRGKQKKIWHAKQKQDNPLEPVVKPTEVTTEDIETTEESSIPWTTVGHTSRTKGKGATYDDGTMPQPRVNHVGCSNIFEVLGDGTEHGKFPP